Proteins encoded together in one Planctomyces sp. SH-PL14 window:
- a CDS encoding YidH family protein yields the protein MPEKPQDLPSADPRVAFAAERTFLAWIRTGLALMGFGFVVARFGLFLRELAAAEHIRPHASSGVSFWIGTLMIFLGVGVLAGSAVQHVQTIRRLRSPDPWRLEPSQAGIGLAAILCVAGAGVALYLILSAP from the coding sequence ATGCCTGAGAAACCGCAGGACTTGCCCTCCGCCGATCCGCGCGTGGCCTTTGCGGCGGAGCGGACGTTTCTAGCCTGGATCCGGACGGGGCTGGCCCTGATGGGATTCGGCTTTGTGGTCGCCCGCTTCGGCCTCTTCCTGCGGGAACTGGCGGCGGCGGAGCACATCCGGCCGCACGCATCGTCGGGCGTCTCGTTCTGGATCGGGACGCTGATGATCTTCCTGGGGGTCGGCGTCCTGGCCGGTTCGGCGGTGCAGCACGTTCAGACGATCCGCCGCCTCCGCAGCCCTGATCCGTGGCGGCTCGAGCCGTCGCAGGCCGGCATTGGCCTGGCGGCCATTCTCTGCGTCGCGGGAGCGGGCGTCGCCCTCTACCTCATTCTCTCGGCGCCGTAG
- a CDS encoding DUF1501 domain-containing protein, producing MSLNITCDGVRRRDFLKVGVLGATGLTFGSFLRMSHGAPQVPGAKAKAAIFINLPGGPTHMDTFDLKPNAPDTHRGEFKPIQTKVSGIEICEHLPLLASTMDKFTILRGVSHSIAAHQLGSEYVNTGNRPLPSLEFPGFAAVASKELGGPRDLPNSVAIPNSAQKAGYLGVQYSPLNTGKTPVQGQSFNVRGIALGNGLTIEDVEKRQGLLKQLDTAFAGYEKNSQLLEGLDRFSQQAYEMITSPRARAAFDISKEKPEVSEKFGKSGFGQSCLLATRLVESGVRFVTISTGGWDTHNDNWNRLKTNLLPPIDQGLSSLLTALSDRGLLETTTVYVTGEFGRTPKINKTAGRDHYPRAMFQLMAGGGIKGGQVLGASDDKGEFPADGKGYSPDNIAASFYHTLGIDHTKEYHTSSGRPVMIVREGQIIPELFA from the coding sequence ATGTCCCTCAACATCACCTGCGACGGCGTTCGGCGGCGAGACTTCCTCAAGGTGGGAGTCCTCGGCGCGACCGGCCTGACGTTCGGCAGCTTCCTGCGGATGAGCCACGGGGCTCCGCAGGTCCCCGGTGCCAAGGCCAAGGCGGCGATCTTCATCAACCTGCCGGGCGGTCCGACCCACATGGACACGTTCGACCTCAAGCCGAACGCTCCGGACACCCATCGCGGCGAGTTCAAGCCGATCCAGACCAAGGTCTCCGGGATCGAGATCTGCGAGCACCTGCCGCTGCTCGCCTCGACGATGGACAAGTTCACGATCCTGCGGGGGGTGTCGCACTCGATCGCCGCCCACCAGCTCGGCTCGGAATACGTCAACACCGGCAACCGTCCGCTCCCGTCGCTCGAGTTCCCGGGCTTTGCCGCCGTGGCGAGCAAGGAACTTGGCGGACCGCGGGACCTGCCGAACAGCGTGGCCATTCCCAACAGCGCCCAGAAAGCGGGTTATCTCGGCGTCCAGTACAGCCCCCTCAACACCGGCAAGACTCCGGTCCAGGGGCAGTCGTTCAACGTCCGCGGGATCGCCCTCGGCAACGGCCTGACGATCGAGGACGTCGAGAAGCGGCAGGGGCTCCTCAAGCAGCTCGACACCGCCTTTGCCGGGTACGAGAAGAACAGCCAGCTTCTGGAGGGGCTCGACCGGTTCTCGCAGCAGGCGTATGAGATGATCACGTCGCCGCGGGCCCGGGCGGCGTTCGACATCAGCAAGGAGAAGCCGGAGGTTTCCGAGAAGTTCGGGAAGAGCGGCTTCGGCCAGAGCTGCCTGCTGGCGACACGGCTTGTCGAGTCCGGCGTGCGGTTCGTCACGATCTCGACGGGCGGCTGGGACACCCACAACGACAACTGGAACCGCCTCAAGACGAACCTCCTCCCGCCGATCGACCAGGGGCTGTCCTCGCTGCTCACCGCCCTTTCGGATCGGGGGCTCCTGGAGACGACGACGGTTTACGTGACCGGGGAGTTCGGCCGGACGCCGAAGATCAACAAGACCGCCGGCCGCGACCATTATCCGCGTGCGATGTTCCAGCTCATGGCGGGGGGCGGGATCAAGGGGGGCCAGGTGCTGGGGGCCTCGGACGACAAGGGCGAGTTCCCGGCGGACGGCAAGGGTTACTCGCCGGACAACATCGCCGCTTCGTTCTATCACACGCTCGGGATCGACCACACGAAGGAGTATCACACCTCCAGCGGCCGGCCGGTCATGATTGTCCGGGAAGGGCAGATCATTCCGGAGCTGTTTGCGTAG
- a CDS encoding DUF1549 domain-containing protein: MKLTRWILLSTAIISWSQAVFAAAPLPPAQQRFQKAGVEETPDFQRHLVPLMGKLGCNGRACHGSFQGQGGFRLSLFGYDFKMDHEGLAERLDLDEPAKSYAMEKATLATPHKGGKRFDVGSWEYNVFLNWIKAGAKGTEEPMVLTALDVTPKEIRFDTKGQTQPLKVIARWADGTSEDVTCLCRFQSNDPQVCEISQTGLVTASDAGDTHVVAFYDRAVVPVPVIRPVSDKLGPKYPKVATPTRVDELVVAKLKKLGIVPSDAADDAEFLRRVSLDITGTLPSADEVRSFLQDSTPDKRAKKIDALLETPAYAAWWSTKLNDWTGNSDTQLNNVGVSRESPSAEWYAWIYKRVADNVPYDDLVSGIVLANSRKEGESYADYCKRESDRIRADGAEGYAKNDGLTYFWGRRNFVKPEDRAIGFAYTFLSLRIQCAQCHKHPFDQWSQDDFKQFENFFTRIRYSQNGQDRKEYEAVLTAAGIPQNLKGNDLRKEIPKYLKEGKAVPMPELFVSKAKTNARPKKEPKANAKKYNGPDYPTAKLLGGDVVAIEEIADPRGAMMEWLRTNPLFARSFVNRVWAGYFNRGIVEPTDDMNLANPACNEELLDYLAKGFVESGYDMKWVHRTIANSRTYQTSWKPNETNKLDERNFGRAVPRRLPAEVAVDAVAMATASSDRAKTFKDDLKGRSLTIPSNPRNNNLNGSFYALNVFGRSIRESNCDCDRSSDASLLQTLYLRNDGEFLSSIDRTKEGWLASVAQEMKVKYTPQTDPAKTDKGGKKEDAKRPADYDQVVARFKQQIERAKKEDNKKRQARAEDLLAEYQKKYAGGDKKPKARDEKTTEAPAAPVAVAAADVSRIVEEVYLRTVNRYPTDAEKSLAVGFVRDAKDTVSGTRDLLWTLLNTKEFIVNH; the protein is encoded by the coding sequence ATGAAACTCACCCGATGGATTCTCCTGTCGACCGCCATCATTTCGTGGTCGCAGGCTGTCTTCGCCGCCGCCCCCCTTCCCCCCGCGCAGCAGCGGTTCCAGAAGGCGGGGGTTGAGGAGACGCCCGACTTCCAGCGGCACCTCGTTCCGCTGATGGGCAAGCTCGGCTGCAACGGCCGGGCCTGCCACGGGTCGTTCCAGGGACAGGGGGGCTTCCGGCTCTCGCTGTTCGGATACGACTTCAAGATGGACCACGAGGGGCTGGCGGAGCGGCTCGACCTCGATGAGCCCGCCAAGAGCTACGCGATGGAGAAGGCGACCCTCGCCACGCCGCACAAGGGAGGAAAGCGGTTCGACGTCGGGAGCTGGGAATACAACGTCTTCCTGAACTGGATCAAGGCGGGAGCCAAGGGGACCGAGGAGCCGATGGTGCTCACGGCTCTCGACGTCACTCCGAAGGAGATCCGCTTCGATACCAAGGGACAGACGCAGCCGCTGAAGGTGATCGCCCGCTGGGCGGATGGTACGAGCGAAGACGTTACCTGCCTGTGCCGGTTCCAGTCGAACGATCCGCAGGTCTGCGAGATCAGCCAGACCGGTCTCGTGACGGCGAGCGACGCCGGCGACACGCACGTCGTGGCCTTCTACGACCGGGCGGTCGTCCCGGTCCCCGTGATCCGGCCGGTCTCCGACAAGCTCGGTCCGAAGTATCCGAAGGTCGCGACGCCGACCCGCGTCGACGAACTGGTGGTCGCCAAGCTCAAGAAGCTCGGGATCGTCCCCTCGGACGCGGCGGATGACGCCGAGTTCCTGCGCCGGGTGAGCCTCGACATCACGGGGACGCTGCCGTCGGCCGACGAAGTCCGGAGCTTTCTGCAGGACAGCACGCCCGACAAGCGGGCGAAGAAGATCGACGCTCTCCTCGAGACCCCCGCCTACGCCGCGTGGTGGTCGACGAAGCTCAACGACTGGACCGGCAACTCGGACACGCAGCTCAACAACGTCGGCGTCTCCCGCGAGTCGCCCAGCGCCGAGTGGTATGCCTGGATCTACAAGCGCGTCGCCGACAATGTCCCCTACGACGATCTCGTGTCGGGGATCGTCCTGGCGAACAGCCGCAAGGAAGGGGAGAGCTACGCCGATTACTGCAAGCGGGAGAGCGACCGCATCCGGGCCGACGGGGCCGAAGGCTACGCCAAGAACGACGGCCTGACCTACTTCTGGGGACGCCGGAACTTCGTGAAGCCGGAGGACCGGGCGATCGGGTTTGCTTACACCTTCCTCAGCCTGCGGATCCAGTGCGCCCAGTGCCACAAGCACCCCTTCGACCAGTGGTCGCAGGACGACTTCAAGCAGTTCGAAAACTTCTTTACCCGCATTCGCTACTCCCAGAACGGCCAGGACCGGAAGGAGTATGAAGCGGTCCTGACGGCGGCGGGGATTCCCCAGAACTTGAAGGGGAACGACCTGCGGAAGGAGATCCCGAAGTACCTCAAGGAGGGGAAGGCCGTTCCGATGCCGGAGCTGTTTGTCAGCAAGGCCAAGACGAACGCCCGCCCCAAGAAGGAGCCCAAGGCGAACGCCAAGAAGTACAACGGACCGGACTACCCGACGGCGAAGCTCCTCGGCGGCGATGTCGTGGCGATCGAGGAGATCGCCGATCCGCGGGGGGCGATGATGGAGTGGCTGCGGACGAACCCGCTGTTCGCCCGGTCCTTCGTGAACCGCGTCTGGGCCGGTTACTTCAACCGGGGGATCGTCGAGCCGACGGACGACATGAACCTCGCGAACCCGGCCTGCAACGAGGAACTGCTCGACTACCTGGCGAAGGGCTTTGTCGAGAGCGGTTACGACATGAAGTGGGTCCACCGGACAATTGCCAACAGCCGGACCTACCAGACGTCGTGGAAGCCGAATGAGACCAACAAGCTCGACGAGCGGAACTTCGGCCGGGCGGTCCCCCGTCGGCTGCCGGCGGAAGTCGCGGTGGACGCGGTGGCGATGGCGACCGCCTCGTCCGACCGGGCCAAGACCTTCAAGGACGACCTGAAGGGGCGGTCGCTGACGATCCCCTCGAACCCGCGGAACAACAACCTCAACGGCTCGTTCTACGCCCTGAACGTCTTCGGTCGCTCGATCCGCGAGTCGAACTGCGACTGCGATCGTTCGTCCGATGCCAGCCTGCTCCAGACTCTTTATCTGCGGAACGACGGCGAGTTCCTCTCGTCGATCGACCGGACCAAGGAGGGGTGGCTGGCGAGCGTGGCGCAGGAGATGAAGGTCAAGTACACCCCGCAGACGGACCCGGCCAAGACCGACAAGGGGGGGAAGAAGGAAGACGCCAAGCGGCCCGCCGACTACGACCAGGTCGTGGCCCGGTTCAAGCAGCAGATCGAACGGGCGAAGAAGGAAGACAACAAGAAGCGGCAGGCCCGGGCGGAAGACCTCCTGGCGGAGTATCAGAAGAAGTATGCCGGCGGCGACAAGAAGCCGAAGGCCCGCGACGAGAAGACGACGGAAGCCCCGGCCGCCCCCGTGGCGGTCGCGGCGGCGGATGTCTCGCGGATCGTCGAAGAGGTGTACCTGCGGACGGTCAACCGGTACCCGACCGACGCGGAAAAGTCCCTCGCCGTCGGCTTCGTCCGCGACGCCAAGGACACGGTCTCCGGCACCCGCGACCTGCTGTGGACGCTGCTGAACACCAAAGAGTTCATTGTGAATCACTGA
- a CDS encoding pentapeptide repeat-containing protein has protein sequence MGAPFSGADFAGTAFSGADFSDADFSAAGLSGTGFSFAAGAALAALTSRFFGADFSSLSTSRSIRSSRFDSASASSALVFDSCVVSRSRLNFRRRSFTSSRRATRFRSSSFSEPELSSIIVRATVRRIRDSIFHCSRSNSYRPGLFTRVRARRSLSRNRAWIPFS, from the coding sequence GTGGGAGCCCCCTTCTCGGGGGCGGATTTCGCCGGGACCGCCTTCTCGGGTGCCGACTTCTCTGATGCAGATTTTTCTGCGGCCGGCCTGTCCGGTACCGGCTTTTCCTTCGCGGCCGGGGCGGCGTTGGCCGCCTTGACGTCGCGCTTCTTCGGTGCGGATTTCAGCAGCTTGTCGACCTCGCGGTCGATCCGCTCGTCCCGGTTCGACTCCGCCTCGGCCAGCTCGGCTTTGGTTTTCGACAGCTGTGTGGTCAGCCGGTCGCGGTTGAACTTCAGGAGACGGAGCTTCACGTCCTCCCGCCGGGCGACGAGGTTCCGCAGCTCCTCCTTCAGCGAGCCGGAGCTGTCGTCCATCATCGTCCGGGCGACGGTGAGGCGGATCCGGGACTCGATCTTCCACTGCTCCAGGTCGAATTCGTACCGGCCGGGATTGTTCACCCGGGTGCGGGCCAGACGTTCGCTGTCGCGGAACAGGGCGTGGATCCCCTTCTCATAG
- a CDS encoding RNA polymerase sigma factor, whose amino-acid sequence MSDAESTRRSELVAELYAQHGEKLRAFLYGVLRNVELASEALQNTFRQAVRALPEGTPDGIRGWLFRVAYNEAMLIRRKARVASDALQRMVESRAVETPGGGSGGETAQRIADDPLVKRETIERVHRALENLPRDQRYVVEQRIYGEKTFAAIAEELDVPLGTVLTRNRLALEKLRAALSETESSPRE is encoded by the coding sequence GTGAGTGACGCGGAGTCAACCCGGCGATCGGAGCTGGTCGCGGAGTTGTACGCGCAGCATGGGGAGAAACTCCGGGCATTCCTGTACGGCGTCCTGCGGAACGTGGAACTGGCCTCCGAGGCCCTGCAGAACACATTTCGGCAAGCCGTGCGGGCCCTCCCTGAGGGAACGCCGGACGGCATTCGGGGCTGGCTGTTTCGGGTGGCCTACAACGAGGCCATGCTGATCCGCCGGAAAGCCAGGGTTGCCAGCGACGCCCTCCAGCGGATGGTCGAAAGCCGCGCGGTGGAGACGCCGGGCGGAGGGAGCGGCGGCGAGACGGCCCAGCGGATCGCCGACGATCCCCTGGTGAAGCGGGAGACGATCGAACGGGTCCACCGGGCCCTGGAAAACCTGCCTCGCGACCAGCGGTATGTCGTGGAGCAGCGGATCTATGGAGAGAAAACCTTCGCCGCGATCGCCGAAGAGCTCGATGTTCCCCTGGGAACCGTCCTGACGCGAAACCGGCTGGCCCTCGAGAAACTGCGAGCCGCCCTGTCCGAAACGGAATCGTCGCCGCGGGAGTAG
- a CDS encoding bacterioferritin-associated ferredoxin, whose amino-acid sequence MGPDDEVCLCFHVTRRKIENYLRIHRPSRVSQLSECGGAGTGCGWCVPFLRRYFESSEGRRELTREEYAAARTAYIDRGKVHEPDPPSTPT is encoded by the coding sequence ATGGGACCGGACGACGAAGTCTGCCTCTGCTTTCACGTGACGCGGCGGAAGATCGAAAACTACCTGCGGATCCACCGCCCTTCGCGGGTCAGCCAGCTCAGCGAGTGCGGCGGGGCCGGGACGGGGTGCGGCTGGTGTGTGCCGTTTCTGCGGCGGTACTTCGAAAGCTCGGAAGGGCGGCGGGAACTGACCCGAGAGGAATACGCCGCGGCCCGGACGGCCTACATCGACCGGGGCAAAGTCCACGAACCCGACCCGCCGTCGACTCCGACGTAA
- a CDS encoding PleD family two-component system response regulator: MPSPISSSAPRVFVCDNHEHVTRVLTLWLRRSGYDVATFEDGLDTWDALQMESPAALICDSEMPYMDGLDLCRRLRSDFRFRDLPILLLGDYGHQFDEAALRKELQISAVLSKPLNPVELLFFLRRCVGSAEEETAC; the protein is encoded by the coding sequence ATGCCGTCCCCCATCTCCTCGTCCGCTCCCCGCGTTTTCGTCTGCGACAACCATGAGCATGTCACCCGCGTTCTGACGCTCTGGCTTCGCCGTTCCGGCTATGACGTCGCGACTTTTGAAGACGGGCTCGATACCTGGGACGCGTTGCAGATGGAATCGCCTGCCGCGCTGATCTGCGACTCCGAGATGCCCTACATGGATGGTCTGGACCTGTGTCGCCGCCTGCGGAGCGACTTCCGGTTCCGCGATCTCCCGATCCTGTTGCTGGGGGATTACGGGCACCAGTTCGACGAAGCGGCGTTGCGGAAGGAGCTGCAGATTTCGGCGGTTCTGAGCAAGCCGCTCAATCCGGTTGAGCTTCTGTTTTTCCTTCGCCGTTGTGTTGGTTCTGCTGAGGAAGAGACCGCCTGCTGA
- a CDS encoding POT family MFS transporter — MAHAYRTTPEDTTQMPSGIPYIVGNEAAERFSYYGMTGILMTFMTMHLVNSQGQAARMNEAEASAVIHYFKAANYFFPFVGAVIADALTGKYLMIVSLSLVYCLGHAVLFLMDMPVGIEPKHLLYMGLGLIAVGAGGIKSCVSAHVGDQFGEKNQHLLEKVYMWFYFAINVGAGVSLYLCPELLDRYGAGVAFGVPGFLMAAATLVFWLGRNRYAHIPASRERFVRSLDREGLLAVARIVPLYLFVAVFWALFDQSSSRWIDQAEKMNRTLISIPTGGAEPWTFTIKAAQTQAANAIFVLLLIPLFSLVVYPAINKVWRLTPLRKIGLGLFVMVPVFVISAWIQARIDGGATPHIYWQLLAYAVLTSAEVLVSITALEFSYTQAPTALKSLVMGVNMLSVTLGNLFVGGINDYIAKMRASGQTVLEGATYYWFFAGCMAAAAVVYVPWALTYRGRSQMQTEAQPPAAT; from the coding sequence ATGGCCCACGCCTATCGCACGACTCCGGAAGACACGACGCAGATGCCTTCGGGCATCCCTTATATCGTCGGGAACGAGGCGGCCGAGCGGTTCAGTTATTACGGGATGACCGGCATCCTCATGACTTTCATGACGATGCACCTCGTGAATTCGCAGGGGCAGGCGGCCCGGATGAACGAGGCCGAGGCGAGCGCCGTCATCCATTACTTCAAGGCGGCGAACTACTTCTTCCCGTTTGTGGGGGCGGTGATCGCGGACGCCCTGACGGGCAAGTACCTCATGATCGTCAGCCTGTCCCTGGTGTACTGCCTGGGGCACGCCGTCCTGTTCCTGATGGACATGCCGGTCGGCATCGAGCCCAAGCACCTGCTGTACATGGGCCTGGGACTGATCGCCGTGGGGGCGGGGGGGATCAAGTCCTGCGTCTCGGCCCACGTCGGCGACCAGTTCGGGGAGAAGAACCAGCACCTCCTCGAAAAGGTCTACATGTGGTTCTACTTCGCCATCAACGTCGGGGCGGGCGTGTCGCTCTATCTCTGTCCGGAGCTTCTCGACCGCTACGGAGCGGGGGTCGCTTTCGGTGTTCCCGGATTCCTGATGGCGGCGGCGACGCTCGTCTTCTGGCTCGGGCGGAACAGGTATGCCCACATCCCGGCGTCGCGGGAGCGGTTCGTGAGATCGCTCGACCGCGAGGGGCTGCTCGCAGTGGCGCGGATCGTCCCGCTGTACCTGTTTGTTGCGGTCTTCTGGGCTCTGTTCGACCAGTCGTCATCCCGCTGGATCGATCAGGCGGAGAAGATGAACCGGACCCTGATTTCGATTCCGACCGGGGGGGCCGAGCCCTGGACCTTCACGATCAAGGCGGCCCAGACGCAGGCGGCCAATGCGATCTTCGTCCTGCTCCTGATCCCCCTGTTTTCGCTCGTGGTCTACCCGGCGATCAATAAGGTCTGGCGGCTCACGCCGCTGCGGAAGATTGGCCTGGGGCTGTTCGTGATGGTTCCGGTGTTCGTGATCTCCGCCTGGATCCAGGCCCGCATCGACGGCGGCGCGACGCCACACATCTATTGGCAGCTCCTTGCTTACGCGGTCCTGACGTCGGCCGAGGTCCTGGTCTCGATCACGGCGCTCGAATTCTCCTACACCCAGGCCCCGACCGCTCTCAAGTCGCTGGTCATGGGGGTGAACATGCTCTCGGTGACGCTGGGGAATCTCTTCGTCGGCGGGATCAACGACTACATCGCCAAGATGCGGGCGAGCGGTCAGACGGTCCTGGAGGGGGCGACGTATTACTGGTTCTTCGCCGGCTGTATGGCGGCCGCGGCGGTCGTCTATGTCCCCTGGGCTCTGACGTATCGCGGCAGAAGCCAGATGCAGACCGAGGCCCAGCCGCCTGCGGCGACGTGA